From a single Miscanthus floridulus cultivar M001 chromosome 8, ASM1932011v1, whole genome shotgun sequence genomic region:
- the LOC136468482 gene encoding receptor like protein 26-like produces the protein MAAVYPSWLVELGLASCGITKIPNLLIRLNHVEYLDLSCNKISGDIPKWIWERWTNDLGVLNISGNMFTGMELNSSVIPISTLSLLDVSSNRLQGQVPMPESSAEILDYSNNAFSSLLPNFTLYLRQTTYLRLSNNNISGHLPHSICNSPLEILDLSYNNFTGLVPPCLMDNGGFQVINLRENQFIGMLPSNISSACSVQTIDLQAEAVLL, from the exons ATGG CTGCTGTCTATCCCTCTTGGCTTGTGGAGCTAGGACTTGCTAGCTGCGGTATAACAAAAATACCAAACTTATTGATACGTCTTAACCACGTGGAGTATCTGGACCTTTCATGTAATAAAATAAGTGGAGATATACCAAAATGGATATGGGAGAGATGGACCAATGACCTCGGAGTATTAAACATTTCAGGTAATATGTTCACTGGCATGGAACTCAACTCATCTGTTATCCCAATCAGTACCTTGTCTCTTTTGGATGTTAGCTCCAACAGACTTCAGGGACAGGTTCCTATGCCAGAGTCATCAGCTGAAATCTTGGACTACTCAAATAATGCATTCTCTTCACTTCTTCCAAACTTCACATTATACCTTAGGCAAACTACTTACCTTAGGTTGTCAAACAATAATATAAGTGGTCATTTACCGCATTCAATTTGTAATTCACCCTTGGAAATCCTTGATCTGTCATATAACAATTTTACTGGATTGGTACCACCGTGCCTGATGGACAATGGAGGTTTTCAAGTAATAAATTTGAGGGAGAATCAATTCATAGGGATGCTACCTTCCAATATTTCAAGTGCATGTTCTGTCCAGACAATAGATTTGcaggctgaagctgttttgttgtga
- the LOC136468480 gene encoding secreted RxLR effector protein 161-like, with protein sequence MEERLKLTKASTAVKVDATLYRSIIGGLCYLVHTRPDIAFAVDYVSRFMEDPREDHWAAVKRLLRYIKGTVDQGIVFPKTGGSRLQLTVFNDADMTEDIDGRRSTSGVLVFLRLTVLMHY encoded by the coding sequence atggaggagcgACTGAAGCTGACAAAGGCCAGTACCGCagtgaaggtagatgcaacactctaccggagcatcatcggcggtctgtgctacctagtccacacgaggccagacATTGCGTTTGCCGTGGACTatgtcagccgcttcatggaggatcctagagaggatcactgggctgcagtgaagcggctactgcgctacatcaaggggacggtggatcaggggatcgtcttccccaagaccggtggaagtaggCTGCAGCTGACTGTGTTCAACGATGCAGACATGACGgaggacatcgacggacggcggagcacctctggcgtgctcgttttcctcag